From the genome of Ziziphus jujuba cultivar Dongzao chromosome 4, ASM3175591v1:
CAATTGATTTTTCATGAAATACATGCTAAAAAGATGACTTTGAGAGAATCTTTTCAAGTTGCTGCTGTTAAAGAAAAGTTGACACCTTAGAAAGATTTCAAGAACTATTTGAAGCATAAACATAAGGAAATGAGTCTTGAAGATCTAATTGTTAGTCTTAGAATTGAAGATAATCAAAGCTCTGAAAAGAAGATTAAAACTCATTACCTGGAAGCCAAAGCAAATGTGATTGAGAATGgataaaaaatgggaaaaagagaaagtattctgggcaaaaaaattcaaaggaaaATGCCTTGTTTGCAATAAGCAAGGTCATCATGCAAATAAATGTAGAAATCGGAAAGCACAAAgtaactacaaaaaaaaaacaaatctcaAGCACACATGACAGAGGAAGATAAATTGTCAATTGACATAGAAGAAATAAACCTTGTTGCTGTGATTTCTGAAGTAAATTTGGTTTGTAATAACAAAAAGTGGTGGGTAGACACAGGTGCTACTAGACACGTATGTTCCAATACGAACATATTTACTACTTATCTTGGTGTGGACACAGGAGAACATCTCTATATGGGAAATTCCTCAACATCCAAGGTTAAAGGCCAAGGAAAAATAGTTCTGAAGATGATATCCGACAAGGAACTTACTTTTAACAATGTTCTTTATGTACTTGAAATAAGAAAGAATATAATTTCTGGACATTTGCTTAGCAAAAATGGATTTAAGCTAGTCTTTGTGGCTGATAAATTTGCACTCATTAAAAATGGGATGTATGTGGGAAAAGGGTATGTGGTTAATGGTATATTTAAAATGAATGTAATGACTATTGTAActcctattaataataataaagttaactCTTCTACTTATATTGTGGAGTCATTTAATTTATGGCATGGTAGGTTGGGACATGTAAGTTATGATGCACTATGCAAATTAATGAACATGGGCTTATTACCTAAATTTGGAATTCACTCTAATCATAAATGTGAAACATGTGTAGAAGTTAAATTAACCAGAACTCCTTTTGAAAATGTGCAAAGGAGTACAGAACCTCTAGAATTAATCCATACCGATACttgtgatttaaaatatatacaaactaGAGGtggaaaaaagtattttattacttttattgatgattgtaCAAGATATCGCTATGTTTATTTATTGCAAAGCAAAGATGAAGCAATTGAAATgtttaaacattataaaaatgaggtagaaaaccaactaagcaagaaaataaaaaatttgaggaaTGATAAAGAAGGTGAGTATGAATCACCTTTTAAGGAATTCTGTTTAGAATATGGTATTATCCACCATACAACCGCTCCTTATTCACCACAATAAAATGGTGTAGGTGAATGCAAAAATCgtactttaaaagaaatgataaattcTTTATTGCTTATGTTTggtttaccaaaatatttatggGGAGAAGCTTTATTGACTTCTAATACAATTCTAAATAAGTTACCTCATAAGAAATTAGATAAAACACCATATGAGTTATGGAAATGTCGAAAACCTACATATAAGTACATGAAAATGTGGGGATGTCTTGCTAAAGTTGCAGTATATTTtcctaaaaatgttaaaataagaCCTAAAACTATTGACTGTATTTTCAttggatatgcacaaaatagtagtgcatatcgatTTTTGGTGTATAAATCTGATACTCCTGACATACATGTCAACACCATTATAGAATCGAGATATgcatctttctttgatttacaaAAAAGGAAACATAGATAGTTCAATTAAAAGGTCTCATGAGGATATGATTACTAGTAATCAAactcaaaaagacaaaaatgaaggaaaagaggatgaACCAAGACGTAGTAAGAGAACTAAAACATTTAAGTCATTTTGTACTGATTTTATGACTTATTTGTTAGAAAATGAACCTTAAACCTTCAAAGAAGCAATGTCAACTCCTGAAGCTCGATTTTGGAAGGAAACAATtgataatgaaattgattttgtaaTGCAAAATCATACAtgggagttagtagatcttTCACCTGGTACTACGCCATTGGGTCataattggatttttaaaaggaaattaaaaccaTATGGTATCATTGATAAATACAAAGCTAAACTAGTAGCTAAAGGTTACAAGCAAAAGGAAGGTTTGGactattttgatacttattcacCATTAGCTAGAATCACATCAATTCGAATTTTGATAGCAATAGTAGCTTTCTATAATCTTgaaatacatcaaatggatgtaaaaaCTGCCTTTTCGAATGGAGATATTGAAGAAGAGATCTATATGAAACAACTTGAAGGGTTTATAGTTCTAAGACAAGAGAAAAAAGTGTGCAAGCTAGTTAAGTCATTGTATGGATTAAAATAAGCACTAAAATAATGGCATGAGAAATTTGATAATGTAATGATGACAAATGGCTTCAAAATTAATAAGTGTGATAGATGTGTATATTATAAAAGCACTCAAAAACGGTATGTCAGGATTTGcttatatgtagatgacatgCTAATAATGGGTAGCAATATGGAAATAATTAAAGCTACTAAAAAGATGTTGACtaataagtttgatatgaaagatctaggTGAagctgatgtgattttaggtattaaaattactaaaatatcagATGGAATAGTTCTGTCACAATctcattatattaaaaatgtacTTGAGAAATTTGATAAGTATGAAGGTCCAGCAAAGACTCTTGTTGACATAACTTTACACCTAGCTAAAAATCATGGTCAAAGTGTATATCAATTGGAATATTTCAGAATTATAGGAAGCCTAATTTATATCTCAATTGCACATGACCAGATATAGCTTATGCTATTACTAAGTTAAGTAGATTTACTAATAACCCAAATAAAGATCATTGTAAGCGTTAATTAGAGCTTTGAAATACTTAAGATATACAATGATATACGGTTTatactatacaagatatcccaCTATGTTAGAAGAATATTGTGATGCTAACTGGATATCAGATACAAAAGACTCAAAGTCTACAAGTGGATATTTGGATGTGCTGCTTTGTCATGGAAGTCTTCAAAATAGACTTGTATTGCGAGATCAACTATGGAATCTGAACTTATAGCTTTAGATAAAGCTGGAAAGGAAGCCAAATGGCTTAGAaagtttttagaaaatattccAAATTGGTCAAAGCATGTGCCTGCTATATGTATTTATTGTGTTAGTCAATCAGCAATTGGTAGGGcacaaaataatatgtataatggTAAATCTCAACATATACGTCGAGGACATAATGCCGTTCGACAACTTCTCTCTAATGGAATCATAAATATTGAATAAGTAAAATCAAAAGATAACCTGGTGGATCCACTTACAAAAGGTTTGTCTAAAGAGCAAGTTTATAAGTCATCGACGCGAATGGGATTAAAGCCTAAATCAAATGAATCATCAtaaatggaaacccaacctagctGAATGGAGATCCAGGGTCTTGGTTCAATGGGAGAATGTAAGTATGTATGATTCACAAGAAATACTATGAAGtattaaaagagagaaaatatttGTTCCCATTTCTAAAGTGAAACAGTATTGCCTACAGCATATTATTAGGATAagctatgcttttaatgatATCTATATATTGGAAATCCAAGTGAAATATGGCAGGATATTTCTTATAGATAGTCATCTATATAAGTGTAGAAGCAGGGCcgcttttataaaaattataaaaggcgTAATTCTCTAAAGCACTTATGAAAACCAGGTtattcaaggccaaaatgaataCAATAATGAGAACAAATTTTGTGCAGAAAAGGAATTGTGTGTTGGTTATTGTTTCAGTTTACATCAAAAATTAACAATTCAAAGCATTATGTATACTGATCGACTAATAAACTCGATAACTATTATTATGGAAGATTCAATGCTGAAAGCTATCTATCCTGatgcaatttctttttgttaaacTCTCTCTAGTGTCTGCATAGTTATCTTGCATTAATTTCTATTCATGTGGGGAGTGTAGGAATTTTctgaatagaaattataaaaatattatttatttatttagttaccataatatttaaactgaaattttattttaaaataaataaataaaataataagaaacagCGTTCTAGTGAAAGAACATATCTTCAGAGTGGAAAGTTGCCTATTATTGGAAATAAAGCAACTTTTAACATTTTGTATATTCTTAAGCATTGAGTTTCTTCATATCAGTGTAATCTTtcctataataacaataatttctaTGACTGAAACATAAgagcaaaaagaaatatttattattttgttttcatcattcattcatataaaaaaacaaagagagagagagagtgaaacaCAAAATTGTTCATTGTTTTTAGGAGTTTGGGGTACTACTATTCTCATAAAGTAGTTGTTGTATCCTGAGAGATATTTGTCATCTATTAAACCGTTGAGCATCAGTGCGGGACGAAAATTGTCTTAAGgccaaaaaatcaaatttttgccTCGATTAAAATTTGACAAGTTTTTCTATCATCTTTTTCTCATGTGTTGGTATTTGATGTAAATGTATTTAGCAGAATAACAGATAGCTTATAATGTGActcaacaaaacaatatttattaagaaaataatcctttcttttgaagaaaaaatagatagataatattaattattattattttatttaagaacaaaataaatatacatgtaattaattaattagaactttaaaagAATCATTAGAGATCgattttacaattaaatatcTATCAGGTAGACATATATACCATCTACGTTGGAAACTTTTTCAATCTTTGTATCATATAGATTGCAATATATATAACCATTAGAAATTgtctaaatacaaaaatatgaaaatctcCTAGCACCGATgacaatatatacaaaaaaggaaaaagttaaGAAATTTTATCGGTCTATAAGAAGCACGGACGaagaaacaatatttatttcatattcaattatatgtatttatatattttccattattctatatatttttggctGAATTGcattgttctatatatatatatatatatatatatatatatatatatttaaatctcaACAGATTTttgttgcccaaaaaaaaaaaaaaaaaaaaaggaactcaAATCAATTTTCGGATTCATTAATATAATATGCTTATTAATATTCTCTGAAGTATTTCCCCATACTAAGCAAGctttgaattttgtatttactattttggaatattattttgattgtatgtatatatatattcttctatATCAACATCCACCGATGAAGATGCAAGATCTAATATTTCATTCACCAAAGTTCAAACACAAATATTCATTCAAAGTTGATAAGATCAATGATTAATTGGTGTATACAAAACCATATTAATTCCATGTAATTAATGTGAGAAAGCACGCGtacatcaatatatattatttcatgaCCAATTTATCAACCCATTTGAGTCGACCTTCTACACAAGTATACAAAAGGCAATGCCAAAGCAGAAGACTTGCTTATGGTAGATAAAGGAATCCCATATTTTCCCTTCCCAAACATCCCTTTCAAAAATGGCCAAAGGCATAGCACTAACCACACACTACAAACGATCTCTAGTGGCCCTGACCCTTGCCCGCCATCAGCCGGTGGTCTCAACCCAAGCAATCCTATTGCCAGACTTGTCAACTGCACCAGCAAAATGGTTGTCACCGGCACAAAAATAGGAGACTTATCAAAGGTGAATCTTCCAGCTCTGGCATCGACACCATCATTGTCATCGTCGGTCGCAAACTGGTCCTTTTGTGTGACTTCAAAGACTGTCTCCGATATTCCTAAAAGTTTCAGTACCATCCTAATTACTCCAAAAAACCATGCACTTGTTGATATTATCCGCCCCATTCTCTGGTTATTCCACCATGCTCTGATGGACTGGGAGGTTGCTATGTACTCTTGCAGATTGTATAGATTGAATATGACAAATAGAGCAATTGGTATGTAACAGGCTGTTTCATCTAACTACATTAATAaacacaagaaaataaaaacccaattgCATTTAACAGGCTGTTTCTTCGAATTATTCATtcctataaaatataataataagtaaataaaagtaAAGGACTATGCTCACCTTGGGCAGAAAATTAGAGTTTGTGATAAGACAATACGCGGGTAGAATAGCATAGCAGAGTTCAGGAATCGAGCAGAAGCCCCAGCATAGGAGATACAAGTAAGCCAAACACTGTCTGAATTGGAGATTACCAAAAAGAGTGTGAATTATCGGGCAGTTTTTGCTGATTAGGATTTCAAGTAGGCCTGTGGCCCACCTTTTCTGTTGGGTCAAAGAATCTGGCCCACTAGTAGGAGCACATCCTAGAAAGGCCGGTGGTTCCGGAAAATAAATTACTGATTTCCAACCTCTTGCATGGATGCTCAACCCAGTTTGGATATCTTCTGATGTGGATCCGTATATCCAACCCGCCTAATTCcatatcaaattaactttatattaaaattttaatatttcgaaTTTCCGTTgtgttagaaaataaataaaatttaccaaacaaaaaataaaatgaatccaAGTGGcattctaataaaataataccaaattataaaataattaggtCACAGCAATGTTTCTCGTAAgttctatattatataaaaacttaatcatgtaacatagaaattaaattgtgAGTTTtgctaattttggttttatagTCTGTAAACAAACCCTCAATATTTGATAGGTTTACCTTGGAACCCCAGCTAGAACCATACTCGTATCCACAGCCGGCAACTTGGTAAGCAGCTTCAATGGATTTCCTAATACCCTGTGCATGATCTGCAGGTTGTTCTTTCAAAGCATCAGCGGCTGTTTCCACGAACTCCTTTGAGCTTCCGAAAACTTGAACTAATTCCTCGCCAGTCATATTTTCTAGGAAAGAAATATTAGGAAACATCCAATGAGAAAATCCAAGTGAAAGTCCTTTGGGccttaaaattaacaataataggaaTACCCATTGTCAAAGTGCAGAAATCGGCAAGTATTTAATTAACTTGTCCATCCATGTCACAATAATTTTGGtgccatatataattaatataaacgaTCATATCAATTTTGTTGTGATGTAGATTTGCAAGTTATTGTGCATGTCTGCTTCGCGGACTGATATTGATTATTTGTATTACTATTTAGGATATCCgcaatggataaaaaaaaaataaataaataaaaataaaagagtgaTTAGAATATGGAAAAGCAAATTAGGTGGTAAAATAGGTGTAGTACCATTTATAGCTGTAGATTTTGGTCTTCTAGTTTGTTTATCATATGGAGACGCACCATATATGACTTTTCGTCTATGAAAACATCCTGTTCCCGCATAAAATGCTCCTTGAAGTCCTGCTGCTCCCTTTCCCATATACTAACACCATAAATGAAAATCATGaaattactcaaaaaaaaaaaaaattagttaattaaattatgatcACTCAACAAtccaccaatatatatatatatatatatatgtaaatgttaTTACCacaaataagattttatttcAGTTTATTTACTACTATTGTACAGTACATGTTTTTATAGTTGTAATTTCACATAGAAATTAAGGAAATTGAACCTCAAATAGAACGACGAACTGGTTGCCAAATGGGTCATCCTTTAGCCCATCGTAGAAGATCTGTGGGAATTGAACAAATGCAAGGTCGTTTTGGCCCTTGGAGTTAAGAAGGAAACACATTGCATGAAGAAAAAGTTTTGGATTGTTGGCATGCATGTCGCAGTCTACGTTCAGCATATATGGAGCATTCGTCATCAACCCAGAGACCCTCGTctgcattttaaaatatatatatatatatataaatatatattccattcccaaaaaaaaattaataaaaaaagttaaaaagaaaataattaaacacaattAAGGAAATCTAGTActaaacaaaagcaattaaaaatttaaaaaaaaaaagtttaccaaAACATTCATTGCCCCGGCTTTATAGTGGTGTGGATGCTTTGGATGTTTCTCTCGGGAAATATAAATTAGATGTGGAAGCCCACCTGAGAGTCTTTCCTTGTTCTCCCATATTACcttcaataatataatataattataattataatatatataagttattgGCACTAGTTTCaaataccaagaaaaaaaaaatgccttaTGATAAATGGGCCAGCCCACCTTGATTATGGTTGGATGATTTCTTCTTTCAATGTCGGCAAAAGCTTCAAATTCACCGCTAAGTTCACATGGCGTTGGTTTTTTGGCAGCATTCTCTATCTTGCGGTAAAGCTTTTCGTACTCATCCTGTAACACATGAGGACCACAAATTTCTTTCGGAtcgattttaattattattaattttaaaaagaaaaataatgacaaTGTCTTTTTTATGCCGTACTGGAGTACAAATTACCTTCACAAGTTTCCATTCTTGAAGGAACTCTTTTGAATTTTCACGGGATGAGGTGGAATAGTTTCTATTGGAGAAGTATCTAAAAGGAGCTCTAAgttgaatattatatttcttacAAAATGGAATCCATTGCTTGGCAAAGTTGGACGCTTGGATGAGAGAGTAGAGGATGAGAGGGGAACAACCATCGTCCGAAACGTAGCAAGCTAGCTTGTGAGCTGGATAATCAACTGCTAACAAAGACAGCACCGTGTTTATGGTGATGATCGGTGGTTCCAGAACTGGATCCGCTGTTGTCACAAACACATCCACAGGTGGAAGCTCGGCCACCCTgatatacaataattttattcaaaaatttaaaatagttactAAATATATCTCTTTTAAtcttacatacatatatatatatatatataaacacacatatatataaccttAGCATATTGTGGATAAAGTCGCAAAGCGCACAccttaattacattttatgaCCAGAATAATATGttctataaattatatgtaattaaatatcGAATATCtattacaaatttaaattaaattagcaTGATTGATGATAGTGAATTTACCTTTGCAAGAGGCGGTCTTGGTAGGTTTTGTATCTAACACGGCTCCATTTGATGTTCATTATCATGAGCCAGCAGAAAGTAAACCAAAGCTCGCATAGGAAAGCCAGGACCCAAGAAAAACCATGGTTTGTCAGGGAGAGGAGACGATAAAGGAGGATAGAGAGGAGGAGGGTGAGGATTATGATGTCGAAAGCATTTTTTATGCTACTTTTGAGAGAAATTCTTTCATATAGAGGAAGAGAAATTTTTGCGCTTCccattttaaaactatattttgatatataccgCAGAATTGATCAAGGTAAtgctatgtgtgtgtgtatatatgtagcAATTATGCTATGCTATGGAAGTGGAATTTGTGTTCTTCCTGCTCATTGCACCGTGGACCATTTGTGTGTGTGGCATAGgattattccaaatatagttgGTGACgtcaaataaaaaacagaatcatAGAAAGGTTATGGAAGATGAACCATTGTAACATGTATCATTAATTACTGACCCGTGGAAGCCAAAGacgacaaataataataataataataaaattaaaagagtttttgaataaattttaattgaaatatttagttatattatttttatattaatattttaaaaataaattttttattaataattatttatattattgacacacaaattttataaataatatttaattaataataatataaataaaatacaaattgaataatataaataaattttatttattaaatatcaatatctTATTACGTTATCAATGACTCAATTTTGATATGTACATGCAAAGTAGCGTACGGACAAAGCTAATGAGCTGTTTCCGAAGGGAATTTTCTCCACCTATTCTTCGCCTTCATACATCAGGATGAgacaatttcttttctttttttttttcttttttttttgtgtggtgGTATTCAATATGAGAAAattacagagagagagagagagagagagagagagattatatatttaaaaattacacaAACAATTAGTTTCTATATCTAGTGGAAAAGACAAAACGTGTAGTCAAAGCTCAAATTATTGATAGATTGTATGGTAATGTATGGTCAAAGCTCATCTTGTTGGAGAAACAGGTTTTCAAACCTGGAAGATTCATAGACTCAACATCGATTTgtgtaaattattaattatgggCTATTGAATAATATTCAAAGttgtacataaaaaataataataatattcaaagaTTCATAAAGATAGATTGAGGAAACCTATTAACATTAGCTGTGATGCTTGACTACATTGACTGCAGTGTTTTAAACTTGCATTCCCCTAAACTTAAAATTCCTTAGTCAAATTAATTCATTccaattcaatattttaaaatagcaacaaaattaaatttctaattttacaAGTTGGATTTTTTTGCCCAGACCAATATTTTAGATTACATGTATGGACCTAACTAgtaatgaaaatattgatatcGATAGTAATATCAAAAGtatgattttatgaaaatattgatgaaaatattgatatcgacagaaatatcgataaattatggaaattttaaatatttaatttagaatatagatTTTACATATAAGATagttaatatagtaaaataatataaaaaatataataattagaatacaataatcataaataattcataaatattaaaaattattgtaaataaggAAATTACAGTGTTTATTAAcactaaaatatagaaaatttaacaaataatactaagatata
Proteins encoded in this window:
- the LOC132799170 gene encoding cellulose synthase-like protein H1, with protein sequence MGSAKISLPLYERISLKSSIKNAFDIIILTLLLSILLYRLLSLTNHGFSWVLAFLCELWFTFCWLMIMNIKWSRVRYKTYQDRLLQRVAELPPVDVFVTTADPVLEPPIITINTVLSLLAVDYPAHKLACYVSDDGCSPLILYSLIQASNFAKQWIPFCKKYNIQLRAPFRYFSNRNYSTSSRENSKEFLQEWKLVKDEYEKLYRKIENAAKKPTPCELSGEFEAFADIERRNHPTIIKVIWENKERLSGGLPHLIYISREKHPKHPHHYKAGAMNVLTRVSGLMTNAPYMLNVDCDMHANNPKLFLHAMCFLLNSKGQNDLAFVQFPQIFYDGLKDDPFGNQFVVLFEYMGKGAAGLQGAFYAGTGCFHRRKVIYGASPYDKQTRRPKSTAINENMTGEELVQVFGSSKEFVETAADALKEQPADHAQGIRKSIEAAYQVAGCGYEYGSSWGSKAGWIYGSTSEDIQTGLSIHARGWKSVIYFPEPPAFLGCAPTSGPDSLTQQKRWATGLLEILISKNCPIIHTLFGNLQFRQCLAYLYLLCWGFCSIPELCYAILPAYCLITNSNFLPKLDETACYIPIALFVIFNLYNLQEYIATSQSIRAWWNNQRMGRIISTSAWFFGVIRMVLKLLGISETVFEVTQKDQFATDDDNDGVDARAGRFTFDKSPIFVPVTTILLVQLTSLAIGLLGLRPPADGGQGSGPLEIVCSVWLVLCLWPFLKGMFGKGKYGIPLSTISKSSALALPFVYLCRRSTQMG